A genome region from Dehalococcoidia bacterium includes the following:
- a CDS encoding YbaK/EbsC family protein has translation MPTRRLKEFLDQKKVRYVVISHPMAYSAQQIAASAHIPGRELAKTVMVKIDGKMAMAVLPAFCRVDFDRLRDAAGARTVQLASEQEFKDLFPGCMVGAMPPFGNLYGMDVFVEKSLAEDEEIAFNAGAHSELIRLAYKDFQRLAAPKVGTFSAN, from the coding sequence ATGCCAACGAGAAGGCTCAAGGAGTTCCTGGATCAGAAGAAAGTCAGATACGTTGTCATCAGTCATCCCATGGCTTACAGTGCGCAGCAGATTGCGGCCTCTGCCCACATTCCCGGTAGGGAGTTGGCCAAAACCGTGATGGTCAAGATCGATGGCAAGATGGCCATGGCGGTCCTGCCCGCTTTTTGCCGGGTGGACTTCGATCGTTTGAGGGATGCTGCTGGAGCGAGGACAGTTCAGTTGGCGAGCGAACAAGAGTTCAAAGATTTGTTCCCCGGATGCATGGTCGGGGCCATGCCACCCTTCGGGAATTTGTACGGAATGGATGTATTTGTGGAAAAGAGCTTGGCTGAGGATGAAGAAATTGCGTTCAATGCCGGCGCCCACTCCGAACTCATTCGACTGGCATACAAGGACTTTCAAAGGCTGGCTGCGCCAAAGGTGGGGACGTTTTCAGCCAATTGA
- a CDS encoding antibiotic biosynthesis monooxygenase, with protein sequence MVCVIIQRKVRKGRESEFFKALFHLRSQAMRHPGYVSAETLLGHDNPLLNVVISTWHSAEQWQAWFNSAEREAEQAKIEPLLSSRTTIFVLDFMEHE encoded by the coding sequence ATGGTATGCGTGATCATTCAACGGAAAGTTAGGAAAGGTCGGGAGAGCGAGTTCTTCAAGGCGCTCTTCCATCTCCGTTCTCAGGCTATGCGGCATCCGGGGTATGTCTCCGCTGAAACCCTTTTGGGTCATGATAACCCTCTGCTCAATGTGGTCATCAGCACGTGGCACAGCGCTGAACAGTGGCAGGCCTGGTTCAACAGTGCGGAACGCGAAGCAGAACAGGCCAAGATAGAGCCCCTTCTGTCCTCACGAACCACCATATTCGTTTTGGACTTCATGGAGCATGAGTGA
- a CDS encoding GAF domain-containing protein translates to MESQNLRFDQSLYEIAAAINSTRKPEEVLDTLVESVAKALGVRGCSLMLLTPDKNELHHTAAFGLSEEYVQKGPVVVDKSISEVLSLAGKVVIIRDATSDERVQYRLEAEHEGIACILSVPMMLREDVIGVIRVYASESCQFSDDDIQFVGAVANLGAIALENASLYQSLKGEHKLVTQQLLEWEKSMGVWPERLRGRR, encoded by the coding sequence ATGGAGAGCCAAAATTTGAGATTCGATCAGAGCTTGTATGAAATAGCGGCAGCAATAAACTCCACTCGCAAGCCGGAAGAGGTGCTTGATACCCTGGTAGAGAGCGTGGCAAAAGCGCTGGGAGTGAGAGGTTGTTCTCTTATGCTTCTGACTCCCGATAAAAATGAGTTGCATCATACAGCAGCGTTTGGGCTCAGCGAGGAGTATGTGCAAAAAGGCCCTGTCGTGGTCGATAAGAGCATCTCTGAAGTCCTTAGCCTTGCGGGCAAGGTGGTCATCATTCGCGATGCCACAAGTGATGAGAGAGTCCAATATCGTCTGGAGGCGGAGCACGAGGGGATTGCCTGTATCCTTTCTGTCCCGATGATGCTCAGAGAAGACGTCATCGGGGTGATAAGAGTCTATGCTTCCGAGTCATGCCAGTTCAGCGACGATGACATCCAATTTGTAGGCGCTGTCGCCAATCTGGGAGCTATAGCCCTGGAAAACGCCAGTTTATACCAGTCGCTTAAGGGAGAACATAAATTAGTCACACAGCAGCTGTTGGAGTGGGAGAAGTCCATGGGCGTGTGGCCGGAAAGATTGCGAGGGCGGCGTTGA
- a CDS encoding MoaD/ThiS family protein, which yields MTAKIEVNLFASLSRYKPGTIGGCSWMVDCLSGTTVRQLLDQLGVPIDEVRLVFKNGVHIPPDTVLEDGDRLGIFPPIGGG from the coding sequence ATGACAGCGAAGATCGAAGTGAATTTGTTTGCATCCCTCTCGCGTTACAAGCCCGGCACAATCGGTGGGTGCTCTTGGATGGTGGATTGCCTCTCTGGAACCACTGTTCGGCAGCTTCTGGATCAGCTTGGAGTCCCGATAGATGAAGTCAGACTGGTCTTCAAAAACGGCGTCCACATTCCGCCAGATACTGTTTTGGAAGACGGTGACCGCCTCGGCATCTTCCCTCCCATTGGAGGAGGATAG
- a CDS encoding aldehyde ferredoxin oxidoreductase C-terminal domain-containing protein encodes MDNILRINMGAKGGPKATVQPLGVYAGMGGRGMTSAIVSKEVPPLCHPLGEDNKLVIAPGLLSGSGASQSGRISVGCKSPLTGGIKEANSGGQAAQVLARLGYAAIVLEGKPNDASQYKIFINKDGVKIVRDDSLKMLGNYDLIEKMKAEFGNKIACISIGPAGEMKLAAASIAFTDQDIRPTRHAGRGGTGAVMGAKGVKVIVLDDTGMKLRPPVNLEKFKEANKRFVQGLKKHPVTGQGLPAYGTDILTNILNEAGAYPTHNFSRGRFEGASKISGEALAELEKSRGANPTHGCHTGCVIQCSGTFFDKNGRFLSKQPEYETVWAHGGNCGIDDLDIIAQLDRLDDDTGLDTIETGATIAVAMEAGLAQFGDGKAAIQLVEEIRKGTPLGRVLGSGDSITGHVFGVERVPVVKGQSMPAYDPRAVQGVGVTYATSPMGADHTAGYAVTANILKVGGSVNPLQPEGQIELSRNLQIATAAIDSTGYCLFIAFAILDQPDTFQDMLDVISSFTGQTLTAYDVSKLGKTILGYERDFNKRAGFTQQDDRLPEFFRKEPLPPHQVTFNVTDEQLDQVFDW; translated from the coding sequence ATGGACAATATCTTGCGGATCAACATGGGAGCCAAAGGCGGTCCAAAAGCAACAGTTCAGCCTCTGGGGGTCTACGCAGGTATGGGTGGTCGTGGAATGACGTCAGCCATCGTTTCCAAGGAAGTTCCCCCGCTGTGTCATCCGCTGGGCGAAGACAATAAGCTGGTGATTGCTCCTGGACTCTTGTCCGGGTCGGGTGCATCCCAATCGGGAAGAATCTCTGTTGGATGCAAAAGCCCCCTCACCGGCGGTATCAAAGAGGCCAACTCAGGCGGGCAGGCGGCACAGGTTCTTGCTCGATTGGGCTATGCGGCCATTGTGCTGGAAGGAAAACCAAATGACGCATCCCAGTACAAGATCTTCATCAACAAGGACGGTGTGAAGATAGTCCGTGACGATAGCCTGAAAATGCTCGGCAATTATGACCTGATCGAAAAAATGAAAGCGGAATTCGGTAATAAGATCGCCTGTATTTCTATTGGCCCGGCTGGCGAGATGAAATTGGCAGCAGCCTCCATTGCCTTTACTGACCAGGATATCAGGCCCACCCGCCATGCAGGCAGAGGGGGTACAGGGGCAGTAATGGGAGCCAAAGGAGTCAAGGTTATCGTGCTCGATGATACCGGGATGAAACTGAGGCCCCCGGTAAATCTTGAGAAGTTCAAAGAGGCTAACAAGAGATTCGTGCAAGGGCTCAAGAAACACCCCGTTACCGGGCAAGGGCTTCCCGCCTATGGAACCGATATCCTGACGAACATTTTAAATGAAGCCGGAGCTTATCCCACTCACAATTTCTCCCGCGGACGGTTCGAAGGCGCTAGCAAGATCAGCGGCGAAGCTCTGGCGGAACTGGAGAAATCGCGGGGGGCCAACCCGACGCATGGATGTCACACTGGATGTGTGATTCAGTGCTCCGGAACCTTTTTTGACAAAAATGGCCGATTCCTCTCCAAACAGCCGGAATATGAGACAGTTTGGGCTCACGGCGGAAACTGCGGGATCGATGATCTTGACATCATTGCCCAATTGGACCGGCTCGACGACGATACAGGCCTGGATACGATCGAAACGGGGGCAACGATCGCCGTAGCCATGGAGGCGGGACTGGCCCAATTCGGCGATGGCAAGGCAGCTATCCAACTGGTAGAAGAGATAAGAAAAGGAACGCCGCTGGGTCGTGTCCTGGGAAGCGGCGACTCCATCACTGGCCATGTCTTTGGTGTTGAGAGGGTGCCGGTGGTTAAGGGGCAATCTATGCCTGCGTATGATCCGCGAGCCGTTCAGGGAGTCGGCGTCACTTATGCCACCAGTCCTATGGGAGCGGATCACACAGCGGGTTATGCAGTCACCGCCAATATCCTGAAGGTGGGAGGGAGCGTGAACCCGCTGCAACCCGAGGGGCAGATAGAGCTTTCGCGGAATCTCCAGATTGCCACAGCTGCTATCGATTCAACCGGGTATTGCCTGTTCATTGCGTTTGCCATACTCGATCAACCCGATACCTTCCAGGATATGCTGGATGTCATCAGCAGCTTTACCGGGCAGACCCTGACGGCATATGATGTAAGCAAGCTTGGCAAAACAATTCTGGGCTATGAAAGGGACTTCAACAAACGGGCCGGATTTACGCAACAGGACGACCGCCTTCCTGAGTTCTTCCGAAAAGAGCCGTTGCCGCCGCATCAGGTTACCTTCAACGTGACCGATGAACAGCTGGACCAGGTGTTTGACTGGTAA
- a CDS encoding radical SAM protein yields the protein MGTLSSYSFEVGPIRPPSEGGSDSLLIRLTRNCPWSKCKFCYGLPYNYEKFQMRSVEEIKKDIQSAKAIADEINRVSWQLGYAGKINSTVATTIVRSNPEIRESHCFEMVLNWLVSGGHTAFLQDADSLVMKTPDIVEVIRHLKETFPSLERITTYARAKTIYRKTLEELKEIRAAGLTRLHVGLESGDDEVLKYVDKGVTAEEHIAAGKKAKEAGFQISAYVMPDLGGRKMSDQHAKNTARVLSEINPDYIRLRPFIPGIGTPLGIEYQKGNFDLSSPHERLRELRTMIGDLYVTSRVCFDHFMNSWRTESGGVLFKADYEGYQFPEEKPRVLELIEEGLNVNEALHINAKDLAAMSL from the coding sequence ATGGGAACATTAAGTTCGTATTCTTTTGAAGTCGGGCCGATAAGGCCGCCCAGCGAAGGCGGAAGCGATTCCCTGTTAATCAGATTAACCCGGAATTGCCCCTGGAGCAAGTGCAAGTTCTGCTACGGCTTACCCTACAATTACGAGAAGTTTCAGATGAGATCGGTGGAGGAGATCAAGAAGGACATCCAGTCGGCCAAAGCGATCGCTGATGAGATAAATCGTGTCTCGTGGCAGCTTGGCTATGCCGGAAAGATCAACAGCACGGTGGCAACAACCATCGTCAGAAGCAACCCGGAGATCAGGGAAAGTCATTGTTTTGAGATGGTACTCAACTGGCTCGTCTCCGGAGGACATACGGCATTCTTGCAGGATGCCGACTCACTGGTCATGAAAACCCCGGACATAGTAGAGGTTATCCGGCATCTGAAGGAGACCTTCCCAAGCCTGGAAAGAATCACCACCTATGCCAGGGCAAAAACCATTTACAGGAAAACCTTGGAGGAATTGAAAGAAATAAGAGCGGCAGGTTTGACAAGATTGCACGTTGGCCTGGAGAGCGGCGACGATGAAGTGTTGAAATACGTTGATAAAGGTGTGACCGCCGAGGAACATATTGCCGCCGGGAAGAAGGCCAAGGAGGCGGGATTTCAAATTTCAGCCTATGTCATGCCGGATTTGGGCGGACGGAAAATGTCGGATCAACATGCCAAAAACACGGCGCGAGTGCTTAGTGAAATCAACCCTGACTACATCAGATTAAGACCATTCATACCGGGCATTGGTACGCCGCTGGGGATCGAATATCAAAAGGGGAATTTCGATCTCTCTTCACCTCACGAACGCCTGCGGGAACTGAGGACGATGATAGGAGACTTGTATGTTACGTCTCGCGTATGCTTCGATCATTTTATGAACTCCTGGCGAACAGAATCGGGCGGAGTTTTGTTCAAGGCAGACTATGAAGGATATCAATTTCCCGAAGAGAAACCGCGGGTTCTGGAGTTGATCGAGGAAGGCTTGAACGTCAACGAAGCGCTACATATCAATGCCAAAGATCTTGCTGCAATGAGCCTTTAG